A portion of the Stigmatella aurantiaca DW4/3-1 genome contains these proteins:
- a CDS encoding CheR family methyltransferase, giving the protein MTVPGGLDPLLFARARQLVSERTGFRDDAIAPESLERVVRAELARGRTLVDLLTDLQNPETPFAQTVVRASLVGETYFYRHPEHFRFVARDGVPGVLRRNPSRLRGWSAGCATGEEAYSLASCLMASAPPGMPVEVLGTDLNEASLAHARRATYGTWSRRDSGPHLFPLYRPTGEREVVILEGVRNVTSFAVTNLMGPLPDLFGHFEFILCRNVLTYFTPAAREVAIGHIVRALAPGGYLFLGTVEVDRVPEGLVRVGPPELQAFHRPETPLMPAKAPAPRPARSGPPRMTPPPVASPPPEPPRSPSQFHLEALERIEQGDVPRASLMLEALVRQFPDYLPGLLELALLRERNGARAAAYPLMRAVHARAAKLPPDQLVEGPECLPARFYKASADAYLNQGAAE; this is encoded by the coding sequence ATGACGGTGCCGGGGGGATTGGATCCACTGCTGTTTGCCCGGGCCCGGCAACTGGTCTCCGAGCGGACAGGCTTCCGGGACGATGCCATCGCCCCGGAGTCCCTGGAGCGCGTGGTGCGCGCGGAGCTGGCGCGAGGGCGCACCCTGGTGGACTTGCTCACCGATCTCCAGAACCCGGAGACGCCGTTCGCCCAGACCGTCGTGCGCGCCTCGCTGGTGGGGGAGACGTACTTCTACCGGCACCCGGAGCACTTCCGTTTCGTCGCCCGGGATGGGGTCCCCGGGGTGCTGCGCCGCAACCCCTCCCGCCTGCGCGGCTGGAGCGCGGGCTGCGCCACCGGCGAGGAAGCGTATTCGCTGGCCTCCTGTCTGATGGCGTCCGCGCCCCCGGGCATGCCCGTGGAGGTGCTGGGCACGGACCTCAACGAGGCGAGCCTGGCCCATGCCCGGCGCGCCACCTATGGCACCTGGTCCCGGAGGGACTCCGGCCCACACCTCTTTCCTCTGTACCGCCCCACCGGAGAGCGGGAGGTCGTCATCTTGGAAGGGGTGCGCAATGTCACCTCCTTCGCCGTGACGAACCTGATGGGTCCCCTGCCCGATCTGTTCGGGCACTTCGAGTTCATCCTCTGCCGCAACGTGCTCACCTACTTCACCCCGGCAGCCCGGGAGGTGGCCATTGGCCACATCGTCCGGGCGCTCGCCCCGGGGGGTTACCTCTTCCTGGGGACGGTGGAGGTGGACCGCGTCCCGGAGGGGCTGGTGCGCGTGGGGCCTCCCGAACTTCAGGCCTTCCATCGTCCGGAGACCCCCTTGATGCCCGCGAAGGCGCCCGCGCCGAGGCCCGCGCGCTCTGGACCGCCCCGGATGACGCCGCCCCCGGTGGCCTCGCCCCCGCCCGAGCCGCCTCGCTCGCCCTCCCAGTTCCACCTGGAGGCGCTCGAGCGCATCGAGCAGGGGGATGTGCCGCGGGCCTCGCTCATGCTGGAGGCCCTGGTGCGGCAGTTCCCGGACTACCTGCCTGGCCTGCTGGAGCTGGCCTTGCTGCGCGAGCGCAATGGGGCCCGCGCGGCGGCCTATCCGCTGATGCGCGCCGTGCATGCGCGGGCCGCGAAGCTGCCCCCGGATCAGCTCGTCGAGGGGCCCGAGTGTCTCCCCGCGCGTTTCTACAAGGCGTCCGCGGATGCCTACCTCAACCAGGGAGCCGCTGAATGA
- a CDS encoding response regulator — MSLPSLLLVDDSDAILALERAILSGHYSLNTASNGREALEKVGRLQPEAVLLDLSMPEMDGDEVLQKMKASAATAGIPVIIISSEKSRAEACLGLGAEAFLAKPFRAEDLLSAVAKALENARKRTRTGAMLVLRMTTGDQEFAVPLDAVREVLLQPALRPLPTGPGYLREYVELRGSAVCVLDVARRLEMDHRVPLRERMLVIIQVDGVPLALCVDRVQDPEEFPAGDIDRRLGGVEHGLLKEGLIGMLRVGGGRTLPLLDPRVFVARELLKELSALLRPGDVGQGA, encoded by the coding sequence GTGAGCCTTCCGTCCCTCCTTCTCGTCGATGACAGCGACGCCATCCTCGCCCTCGAGCGGGCCATCCTGTCGGGGCACTACTCGCTGAACACCGCGAGCAATGGCCGCGAGGCGCTCGAGAAGGTGGGACGGTTGCAGCCCGAGGCGGTGCTGCTGGACCTGTCGATGCCGGAGATGGACGGGGACGAAGTGCTCCAGAAGATGAAGGCCTCGGCGGCCACGGCGGGCATCCCCGTCATCATCATCTCCTCGGAGAAGTCGCGCGCGGAGGCGTGTCTGGGGCTGGGGGCGGAGGCGTTCCTGGCCAAGCCCTTCCGGGCCGAGGATCTCCTGTCCGCGGTGGCCAAGGCGCTGGAGAACGCCCGGAAGCGCACCCGCACCGGGGCGATGCTGGTGCTGCGGATGACGACGGGGGACCAGGAGTTCGCCGTGCCCCTGGACGCGGTGCGCGAGGTGCTCCTCCAGCCGGCGTTGCGGCCGTTGCCCACGGGGCCCGGCTACCTGCGCGAGTACGTGGAACTGCGCGGCTCGGCGGTGTGTGTGCTGGATGTGGCGCGCCGGCTGGAGATGGACCACCGCGTGCCGCTGCGTGAGCGGATGCTGGTCATCATCCAGGTGGATGGCGTGCCGCTGGCGTTGTGCGTGGACCGGGTGCAGGACCCGGAGGAGTTCCCCGCCGGGGACATCGATCGGCGCCTGGGCGGCGTCGAGCACGGGCTCCTCAAGGAGGGGCTCATCGGCATGCTCCGGGTGGGGGGAGGCCGGACGCTTCCCCTGCTGGATCCCCGGGTCTTCGTCGCTCGTGAGTTGTTGAAGGAGTTGTCCGCCCTGTTGAGGCCAGGTGACGTAGGTCAGGGCGCATGA
- a CDS encoding methyl-accepting chemotaxis protein translates to MKLPTRFRLSLGLSVKFILVTGAISAILAVILTMVATRRLNQSLVVAHASEGAALALGLTRAAEQEAQNGGDTAALQELVESFQVQQGVSYIYVADPTGRVLVHTFRGMPPAELIASTRVEPIVLDQEPERRRVQEVEIGTGAARMNAIDIAVPLVDNRGVVHVGVQRDSLGQKASQLSREMLLLALVLVAGSVVAAAVFVRTIVRPLRELTDVAAHIVESGDLTRSIQVTSGDEVGRLAKSFSQVVEKLREVTINLQQAAEALKQSTDHLNASSNEQAQTVSRQAAALQETQVTAHEIRQTSLLASQKAASVLAVAERADELARSGEAAIEMTMAGLNDIRNQVVKIAQKIIELGERTQQIGGITQTVKDLADQSNMLALNAAIEAVRSGEHGKGFGVVAREIRALADQSIQATSRVRELLDDISTSVSDTVRITESGAERMESGLTQVRTSGQNLRELSGIVQDNAAAVRQIAAAVNQQNVGINQITQAVNELSKMMDDTVARIGSTGEAATTLQIISEQLSSAVKSYRVE, encoded by the coding sequence GTGAAATTGCCTACTCGGTTCCGTCTCTCGCTTGGCCTGTCGGTCAAGTTCATCCTGGTGACCGGGGCGATCAGCGCCATCCTGGCGGTCATCCTCACCATGGTGGCCACGCGGAGGCTGAACCAGAGCCTCGTGGTGGCGCATGCGAGCGAGGGCGCCGCGCTGGCCCTGGGGCTCACCCGCGCCGCCGAGCAGGAGGCCCAGAATGGCGGGGATACGGCCGCCCTTCAGGAACTGGTCGAGTCGTTCCAGGTGCAGCAGGGGGTGAGCTACATCTACGTGGCTGATCCGACGGGCCGCGTCCTCGTGCACACCTTCCGGGGCATGCCTCCCGCCGAGCTGATTGCCAGCACGCGCGTGGAGCCCATCGTGCTGGACCAGGAGCCCGAGCGGCGGCGCGTCCAGGAGGTGGAGATCGGCACGGGCGCCGCGCGGATGAACGCCATCGACATCGCCGTCCCCTTGGTGGACAACCGGGGGGTGGTGCACGTGGGCGTGCAGCGGGACTCCCTGGGGCAGAAGGCCTCGCAGCTGTCCCGGGAGATGCTGCTGCTGGCGCTGGTGCTCGTGGCGGGCAGCGTGGTGGCCGCCGCGGTGTTCGTGCGCACCATCGTGCGTCCCCTGCGGGAGCTGACCGACGTGGCCGCCCACATCGTCGAGTCTGGAGACCTGACGCGCTCCATCCAGGTGACGAGCGGGGATGAGGTGGGCCGGCTCGCCAAGAGCTTCTCCCAGGTGGTGGAGAAGCTGCGCGAGGTGACCATCAACCTTCAGCAGGCCGCCGAGGCGCTCAAGCAGTCCACCGATCACCTCAACGCTTCCTCCAACGAGCAGGCGCAGACCGTCTCGCGCCAGGCCGCCGCGCTCCAGGAGACACAGGTGACGGCGCATGAGATCCGCCAGACGAGCCTCCTGGCCTCGCAGAAGGCCGCCTCGGTGCTGGCGGTGGCCGAGCGCGCCGATGAGCTGGCCCGCTCGGGCGAGGCCGCCATCGAGATGACGATGGCGGGCTTGAACGACATCCGCAACCAGGTGGTCAAGATCGCCCAGAAGATCATCGAGCTGGGCGAGCGCACCCAGCAGATCGGCGGCATTACCCAGACGGTGAAGGACCTGGCGGACCAGTCCAACATGCTGGCGCTCAACGCCGCCATCGAGGCGGTGCGCAGCGGCGAGCACGGCAAGGGCTTTGGTGTGGTGGCCCGGGAGATCCGTGCCTTGGCGGACCAGTCCATCCAGGCGACCAGCCGGGTGCGGGAGCTGCTCGATGACATCAGCACCTCGGTGAGCGACACCGTGCGCATCACCGAGAGCGGCGCGGAGCGCATGGAGTCGGGGCTGACACAGGTGCGCACCTCGGGCCAGAACCTGCGCGAGCTGTCCGGCATCGTCCAGGACAATGCCGCGGCCGTGCGGCAGATCGCCGCCGCGGTGAATCAGCAGAACGTGGGCATCAATCAAATCACCCAGGCCGTGAACGAGCTGTCGAAGATGATGGACGATACGGTGGCCCGTATCGGCTCCACGGGCGAGGCGGCCACCACGCTGCAAATCATCTCCGAGCAACTCAGCAGCGCGGTGAAGAGTTACCGGGTAGAGTAG
- a CDS encoding cupin domain-containing protein encodes MPSPHLIHEAELPWTDVTHGSRIALRRKQLGAAAKGQNLGCSLIELLPGKQSWPRHYHLANEEAIYVLSGEGHLRLGEETLPLKAGDYVALPASPTAAHQLFNGGTEPLRYLAFSTMTAPDIVVYPDSKKVGVFGGAAPGGNKAARVLHAYFPLSAEVDYWSGEDTGAEEPPTGG; translated from the coding sequence ATGCCCTCCCCTCACCTCATCCACGAAGCGGAGCTGCCCTGGACGGACGTCACCCACGGAAGCCGCATCGCACTGCGCCGGAAGCAGCTCGGCGCCGCCGCGAAGGGCCAGAACCTCGGGTGCAGCTTGATCGAGCTGCTCCCAGGCAAGCAGTCCTGGCCGCGCCACTACCACCTCGCCAATGAGGAGGCGATCTATGTGCTCTCCGGAGAGGGCCACCTGCGTCTGGGCGAGGAGACCCTGCCGCTGAAGGCGGGGGACTACGTGGCGCTCCCGGCCAGCCCCACGGCCGCGCACCAGCTCTTCAATGGTGGGACCGAGCCCCTGCGCTACCTGGCGTTCTCCACCATGACCGCCCCCGACATCGTCGTGTACCCGGATTCGAAGAAGGTAGGCGTGTTCGGCGGCGCGGCTCCCGGAGGAAACAAAGCCGCCCGCGTCCTTCACGCCTACTTTCCCCTGTCCGCCGAGGTGGACTACTGGAGCGGCGAGGACACCGGCGCGGAGGAGCCCCCTACCGGCGGGTGA
- a CDS encoding citrate synthase produces MVKRRGGRSQSRFDHRHEELLSAAEAAALLGIKRTTLYTYVSRGLVRCVPEKGTKENRYVRVDLERLKVRHDARAGHAAVASGALRWGEPVIDSSVTRIDARGVAYRGHLAVDLVAQGCSFEAVAELLWTGQLPASQVRWPSPPLPFPASALGALLPSETPPLRVLAAVVPLLGATDAVRFDASPGQEWLRARRLLRLMGGWVGVGHGLHRVSAALEQDSLSAGLAQAWGVAVRSAPALLDRALVLCADHELNVSTFAARVAASSGADLYACVSAALAALSGPRHGGSCDRIEALMRDVGRPARAASVVHERLRRGESIPGFGHRLYPAGDPRTPPLLEVAWKVRPERAAVRVARAVAEAMREEGHPPPTVDFGLVALAAALGLPPGAATALFAVGRAAGWVAHVWEQREQGHVLRPRARYVEAKKEGEGASRPLTLGVNARKD; encoded by the coding sequence ATGGTGAAGCGCAGGGGGGGGCGTTCTCAATCTCGATTCGACCATCGACATGAGGAGCTGCTGTCCGCGGCCGAGGCCGCGGCGTTGCTGGGCATCAAGCGGACGACGCTCTACACGTACGTGAGCCGGGGGCTCGTGCGGTGCGTTCCCGAAAAGGGGACGAAGGAGAACCGCTATGTGCGCGTGGACCTGGAGCGGCTGAAGGTCCGGCACGACGCGAGGGCAGGGCATGCGGCGGTGGCCTCGGGCGCGCTGCGCTGGGGCGAGCCGGTGATTGACTCCTCCGTGACGCGCATTGATGCGCGGGGGGTGGCCTACCGAGGCCACTTGGCGGTGGACCTCGTGGCGCAAGGGTGCTCCTTCGAAGCGGTGGCGGAGCTGCTGTGGACCGGCCAGCTGCCAGCCTCCCAGGTCCGGTGGCCCTCGCCGCCGTTGCCTTTTCCCGCTTCGGCGCTGGGCGCCCTGCTCCCCAGCGAGACGCCGCCATTGAGGGTGCTCGCGGCGGTGGTCCCCCTGCTGGGGGCCACGGACGCCGTGCGCTTCGACGCGTCTCCCGGGCAGGAGTGGCTCCGGGCCCGGCGGCTGCTCCGGCTCATGGGCGGCTGGGTGGGGGTGGGGCATGGGCTTCACCGGGTGTCGGCGGCGCTGGAACAGGACTCCCTGTCAGCGGGGCTGGCGCAGGCCTGGGGGGTGGCTGTCCGGAGCGCGCCCGCGCTGCTGGACCGGGCCTTGGTGCTCTGCGCGGACCATGAACTGAACGTCTCGACCTTCGCCGCTCGCGTGGCGGCCTCCTCCGGGGCGGACCTGTACGCCTGCGTGAGCGCGGCGCTGGCGGCGCTGTCGGGTCCTCGGCACGGGGGCTCCTGCGACCGCATCGAGGCGCTGATGCGGGACGTGGGACGCCCTGCGCGTGCGGCCTCGGTGGTGCACGAGCGGCTGCGGCGGGGCGAATCCATTCCGGGCTTTGGGCACCGGCTCTACCCCGCGGGAGACCCGCGCACGCCACCGCTGCTGGAGGTGGCATGGAAGGTGCGCCCGGAGCGCGCGGCGGTGCGGGTGGCGCGAGCGGTGGCGGAGGCCATGCGGGAAGAGGGCCACCCTCCGCCCACGGTGGACTTCGGGCTGGTGGCGCTGGCGGCGGCCCTGGGGCTGCCCCCCGGGGCGGCCACGGCGTTGTTCGCGGTGGGACGCGCGGCCGGCTGGGTGGCGCACGTGTGGGAACAGCGCGAGCAGGGCCACGTGCTGCGTCCCCGGGCCCGGTACGTGGAGGCCAAAAAAGAGGGTGAAGGGGCATCGCGCCCCCTCACCCTCGGTGTGAATGCCCGGAAAGACTAG
- a CDS encoding chemotaxis protein CheB encodes MKRPIRVLVVDDSPTMVNTMAALLTMDARIEVIGRAGDGNRAVSLARLLRPDVITMDLLLPGLDGPGAIAAIMTDAPARILVVSAVADRGADLAFQAIRAGALELIAKPNVTSGEELRRWGRELVNSVCLMAEVPVVSRRARRDAPLPPPSTGARVDIFGLAASTGGPPALAEILSRLPKELPVPVVVAQHITEGFTPGMVRWLSQVTTLGVSIAHEGERLEPGRVYFALDGHDLTLEGGVARLSRTRGGPCPSGDLLLSSLARVYGSRAGGMVLTGMGEDGARGLLDIQQVGGVTCAQDEATSVVFGMPKAALDLGATTQALALSAMPDFIRQCCTRPFDRPRGGFGEAV; translated from the coding sequence ATGAAGCGCCCTATTCGAGTGCTGGTGGTGGATGACTCGCCCACCATGGTCAATACGATGGCCGCGCTCCTGACCATGGACGCGCGCATCGAGGTGATTGGACGCGCGGGCGATGGCAACCGGGCTGTGTCGCTCGCCCGGCTGCTGCGGCCGGATGTCATCACCATGGATCTGCTGCTGCCTGGGCTGGATGGGCCTGGGGCCATCGCCGCCATCATGACGGACGCGCCGGCGCGGATCCTGGTGGTGAGCGCCGTGGCGGACCGTGGGGCGGACCTGGCCTTCCAGGCCATCCGGGCAGGGGCGCTGGAGCTCATCGCCAAGCCCAACGTGACGTCCGGCGAGGAGCTGAGGCGGTGGGGACGGGAGCTCGTCAACTCCGTGTGTCTCATGGCGGAGGTGCCCGTCGTGTCCCGCCGCGCGCGCCGGGATGCGCCGCTGCCGCCGCCCTCCACGGGGGCCCGCGTGGACATCTTCGGGCTGGCGGCCTCCACCGGCGGGCCGCCGGCGCTGGCGGAGATCCTCTCGCGCCTGCCCAAGGAGCTGCCCGTCCCGGTGGTCGTCGCCCAGCACATCACCGAGGGCTTCACCCCGGGCATGGTGCGCTGGCTCAGTCAGGTCACCACCTTGGGTGTGTCCATCGCCCATGAAGGGGAGCGGCTGGAGCCGGGGCGCGTGTACTTCGCGCTCGACGGGCATGATCTCACCCTGGAAGGAGGCGTGGCCCGGCTCAGCCGGACGCGCGGGGGGCCGTGCCCCTCGGGGGATCTGCTGCTCTCGTCGCTGGCTCGTGTGTACGGCAGCCGAGCAGGCGGCATGGTGCTCACGGGCATGGGAGAGGATGGCGCGCGTGGGCTGTTGGACATCCAGCAGGTAGGAGGGGTGACTTGCGCTCAGGATGAGGCCACCTCCGTGGTCTTCGGGATGCCCAAGGCGGCGTTGGATCTCGGCGCGACCACCCAGGCTCTCGCACTCTCCGCCATGCCGGACTTCATCCGGCAGTGTTGTACGCGGCCGTTCGACCGGCCGCGAGGGGGATTTGGAGAGGCGGTATGA
- the rsgA gene encoding ribosome small subunit-dependent GTPase A produces MLLESLGWGPDLDPALSHLSSSSPFPLVPGRVVRQARGLLSVQTAERLFLARTSGRLLHQAAGIEALPTVGDWVALTLPQGEGEALLQAVLPRRGVLVRREAGSEHEGQLIAANLDVVFLVAGLDGNFNPRRIERGLAVAWKSGATPVVLLSKADLHEDVPARLAEVRALAPGVSVFALSTHLGTGLDEVRACLPPGKTGLLLGSSGVGKSTLVNRLLEEERLATQSVRVDDNKGRHTTTHRELFMLPQGGLLIDGPGVRELGLWGEEEGVEQAFVDVLTLAAGCRFSNCGHQREPGCAVRAEVEAGRLSQERLDHFEKLQREQAHKERQTNGAAQREHKRFEKNRTLEGWQRSRVKRRGE; encoded by the coding sequence ATGCTTCTTGAATCTCTTGGCTGGGGTCCAGACCTCGACCCCGCGTTGTCCCACCTCTCTTCCTCCTCGCCGTTTCCCCTCGTCCCTGGCCGCGTGGTGCGGCAGGCGCGGGGGCTTCTCTCCGTTCAGACCGCGGAGCGGCTCTTCCTCGCACGCACCTCGGGACGGCTCCTGCACCAGGCCGCGGGCATCGAGGCGTTGCCCACCGTGGGGGACTGGGTCGCGCTGACGCTCCCGCAGGGAGAAGGCGAGGCGCTGCTCCAAGCCGTCCTGCCCCGCCGCGGGGTCCTCGTCCGGCGCGAGGCGGGCAGCGAGCACGAAGGGCAGCTCATCGCCGCCAACCTCGATGTGGTGTTCCTCGTGGCGGGGCTGGATGGGAACTTCAACCCTCGGCGCATCGAGCGGGGGCTTGCCGTGGCCTGGAAGAGTGGGGCCACGCCCGTGGTGCTGCTCAGCAAGGCAGACCTCCACGAGGATGTCCCCGCCCGTCTCGCGGAGGTGCGGGCCCTGGCCCCCGGCGTCTCCGTGTTCGCGTTGAGCACCCACCTGGGCACGGGGCTCGATGAGGTGCGTGCGTGCCTTCCCCCGGGGAAGACGGGCCTCCTGCTCGGGTCCTCGGGGGTGGGCAAGTCAACCCTCGTCAACCGGCTCCTGGAGGAGGAACGGCTGGCCACCCAGTCCGTCCGGGTGGACGACAACAAGGGGAGGCACACCACCACTCACCGGGAGCTCTTCATGTTGCCCCAGGGGGGCCTGCTCATCGACGGCCCCGGGGTCCGCGAGCTCGGGTTGTGGGGCGAAGAGGAGGGGGTCGAGCAGGCGTTCGTGGATGTCCTGACCCTGGCGGCGGGCTGCCGCTTCTCGAACTGTGGGCACCAACGCGAGCCAGGGTGTGCGGTGCGCGCCGAGGTGGAGGCAGGCCGGCTCTCCCAGGAGCGGCTCGATCACTTCGAGAAACTCCAGCGGGAGCAGGCTCACAAGGAGCGCCAGACGAACGGGGCCGCGCAGCGCGAGCACAAGCGCTTCGAGAAGAACCGCACCCTGGAGGGGTGGCAGCGCTCGCGGGTGAAGCGGCGCGGCGAGTAG
- a CDS encoding hybrid sensor histidine kinase/response regulator, translating to MAVDPLLQGLVVGFAAEAQEVCQKVTVDLLELERDGLDADALNKAYVRLGRHLHTLKGSAASLGLQDLSEIAHKLEDALAPLRGNPQKMPRAVVDLLLHGLDVFMLRVQAHADGRGDALPDYTIALAQLVATAPPPELAAAAPVPASAPVPAVAPVPAATFVPVAPVVVTAVAATSPAAAVPLPPVSKPPASTPAPLPVGGGGGAGSAEAPRDEFHSGEADGAGWRVGTRQVTALMREVERLREVRLRTEERSRELDRAVALLARQGLLAETAEARTLLSGVGRALRSDGEETADVVDALEEGLKAITTRPVRTILEPLQRMVRDLSRQLRKEARLSVVGAEVSLDRRLLEKLNGALVHLLRNAVDHGLESPVERERTGKHHEGALTLRIEQQGNLLFLEASDDGRGVDVARVRQVAESRGLATAEELKRMNDNQVRDLIFRPGFSTRADVTDTSGRGVGLDAVRAAVESLQGRIEVASTLGQGTRFMLTLPVELGSSPVLVVRVFDQMMGLPMLAVEATQLTRMSTLRVSKRRSQLEYQGQLIPVVDLGARLGLRAASPPSEGQPLMVIQNGGKRVALAVDSVVGDRDLVIRPLPAEVRDVPAYQGAATLSRGELMLILRPNWLVVEPAALSAAAPQSRRALVVDDSLTARALHRAMLEAGGFTVHLASSGARALERVQTDAYDVIICDLEMEEMDGEEFIRRMRQRPETRNLPIILVSTHEAARERGRAAGADGFLSKRDCASGRLLAEVLDVMSRRGGRP from the coding sequence ATGGCCGTTGATCCTCTCCTGCAAGGTCTCGTGGTGGGCTTTGCCGCCGAGGCCCAGGAGGTCTGTCAAAAGGTGACGGTCGACCTGCTCGAGCTGGAGCGGGATGGGCTGGACGCCGATGCGTTGAACAAGGCGTACGTGCGGCTGGGGCGCCACCTGCACACGCTCAAGGGGAGCGCCGCCAGCCTGGGGTTGCAGGACCTGAGCGAGATCGCCCACAAGCTGGAAGACGCGCTGGCGCCGCTGCGCGGCAATCCGCAGAAGATGCCGCGGGCGGTGGTGGACCTGCTGCTGCACGGTCTGGATGTCTTCATGCTGCGCGTTCAAGCGCATGCGGACGGGCGGGGCGACGCGCTGCCGGACTACACCATCGCGCTGGCCCAGCTCGTCGCCACGGCGCCCCCGCCGGAGCTGGCCGCCGCGGCCCCGGTGCCTGCCTCAGCCCCGGTGCCCGCCGTGGCCCCGGTGCCTGCCGCGACGTTCGTTCCCGTTGCGCCCGTGGTGGTGACGGCGGTTGCCGCCACGAGTCCCGCCGCCGCCGTGCCCCTGCCTCCGGTGTCCAAGCCGCCCGCCTCCACCCCGGCGCCCTTGCCCGTGGGCGGTGGCGGGGGCGCGGGTTCGGCCGAGGCGCCCCGCGACGAGTTCCACTCCGGGGAGGCCGATGGCGCGGGCTGGCGGGTGGGCACCCGTCAGGTGACGGCGTTGATGCGCGAGGTGGAGCGCCTGCGCGAGGTGCGCCTTCGCACGGAGGAGCGCTCCCGCGAGTTGGACCGGGCGGTGGCGCTGCTGGCGCGGCAGGGCTTGCTGGCGGAGACGGCCGAGGCCCGCACGTTGCTGTCCGGCGTGGGGCGCGCGCTGCGCTCCGACGGGGAGGAGACGGCCGATGTCGTCGACGCGCTGGAGGAGGGGCTCAAAGCCATCACCACCCGGCCCGTGCGCACCATCCTCGAGCCCCTGCAGCGCATGGTGAGGGATCTGTCCCGCCAGCTGCGCAAGGAGGCGCGGCTGTCCGTCGTGGGGGCGGAGGTGTCACTCGACCGGCGGTTGCTGGAGAAGCTCAACGGCGCGCTGGTGCACCTGCTGCGCAACGCGGTGGACCATGGCCTGGAGTCCCCCGTCGAGCGCGAGCGCACCGGCAAGCACCACGAGGGGGCGCTCACCCTGCGCATCGAGCAGCAGGGCAACCTCCTCTTCCTGGAGGCCAGCGACGACGGACGGGGCGTTGACGTGGCGCGCGTGCGCCAGGTGGCCGAGAGCCGTGGCCTAGCCACCGCCGAGGAGCTGAAGCGGATGAACGACAACCAGGTGAGAGATCTCATCTTCCGCCCGGGCTTCAGCACGCGAGCAGACGTGACGGACACCTCTGGGCGCGGCGTGGGGCTGGACGCGGTGCGCGCGGCGGTGGAGTCGCTCCAGGGCCGCATCGAGGTGGCCAGCACCCTGGGACAGGGCACGCGCTTCATGCTCACCCTGCCGGTGGAGCTGGGCAGCTCGCCGGTGCTGGTGGTGCGCGTGTTCGACCAGATGATGGGCCTGCCCATGCTGGCGGTGGAGGCCACCCAGCTCACGCGCATGAGCACCCTGCGCGTCAGCAAGCGGCGCTCCCAGCTCGAGTACCAGGGGCAGCTCATCCCCGTGGTGGACCTGGGCGCGCGGCTGGGTTTGCGCGCCGCGTCACCGCCCTCCGAGGGGCAGCCGCTCATGGTCATCCAGAATGGCGGCAAGCGGGTGGCGCTCGCGGTGGACTCGGTGGTGGGAGACCGGGACCTCGTCATCCGGCCGCTGCCCGCGGAGGTCCGGGATGTGCCCGCCTACCAGGGCGCGGCCACGTTGAGCCGCGGCGAGCTGATGCTCATCCTCCGCCCCAACTGGTTGGTGGTGGAGCCGGCGGCCCTCTCCGCCGCCGCGCCGCAGAGCCGCCGGGCGCTGGTGGTGGACGATTCGCTCACCGCGCGCGCCCTGCACCGTGCCATGCTGGAAGCCGGTGGGTTCACCGTGCACCTGGCCTCCAGCGGCGCGCGGGCCCTGGAGCGGGTGCAGACGGATGCCTACGATGTCATCATCTGCGACCTGGAGATGGAAGAGATGGATGGCGAGGAGTTCATCCGCCGCATGCGTCAGCGTCCCGAGACACGGAACCTGCCCATCATTCTCGTCTCCACCCATGAGGCGGCCCGGGAGCGGGGCCGCGCCGCGGGCGCGGATGGCTTTCTCAGCAAGCGCGACTGTGCGTCGGGCCGACTGCTGGCCGAGGTTCTCGATGTGATGAGTCGCCGGGGAGGACGCCCATGA
- a CDS encoding chemotaxis protein CheW, protein MKVTPRTLDEAQEEELRRLLERRAERLREQEQGDTTQDEAVYMVAEFPLGEERYALPLEALRAALPLRMVTPVPLSAPHIIGVLRFQGQVLAALSLASLLGGHGWREDPAVLLVVDRGDGELCALDCEAIPRPTSLPVAAVEAARSRAEGAILEVYTDQQLVHLIDPPRLFVKGGTGVRHGR, encoded by the coding sequence ATGAAAGTGACCCCAAGGACCCTGGATGAAGCTCAAGAGGAAGAGCTTCGACGGCTCCTGGAGCGGCGCGCGGAGCGTCTGCGAGAGCAGGAGCAGGGGGATACCACCCAGGATGAGGCGGTCTACATGGTGGCCGAGTTCCCCCTGGGCGAGGAGCGCTATGCGCTGCCGCTCGAAGCGCTGCGCGCGGCGCTTCCCCTGAGGATGGTGACGCCCGTGCCCCTCTCCGCGCCCCACATCATTGGTGTGCTGCGCTTCCAGGGTCAGGTGCTCGCGGCCCTCAGCCTCGCCTCCTTGCTGGGCGGCCACGGCTGGCGCGAGGACCCCGCCGTGTTGCTCGTGGTGGACCGGGGGGATGGAGAGCTCTGCGCGCTGGACTGCGAGGCCATTCCCCGCCCCACGAGCCTGCCCGTGGCGGCGGTGGAGGCGGCCCGCTCCCGTGCGGAGGGCGCCATTCTCGAGGTCTACACCGATCAGCAACTCGTTCACCTCATCGATCCGCCCCGCCTCTTCGTGAAGGGTGGAACGGGAGTGCGTCATGGCCGTTGA